The nucleotide window GCTGTAACTGTAATGGTTCATGTTGCAGAAAAAATGGATCCATTAGTAGAAGTTCAAAGAAACTTCAGCAAACGTAAAGCTACAATAACTTCTGCAGTGGCAAAAGGAACTGCTGACGTAAGTGAAGAATTAGGAGCAAAAGTAATAGCTGTTGCAACTCAATCAGGAAGAGCTGTAAGAGATATGAGAAGATACTTCCCACAAGCAACTATACTTGGAATTACTAATGATGAAATATCAGCTAACCAAATGTCAATCTTAAGAGGTGTTGTACCTTACTGTGATAAAAACATTGAAACATTAGAATCATTCTTTAAATTAGCTGAAAAGATTTCAGTTGATTTAGGACTTGCTGAACCAGGAGATATCGTAGTAGCAACTTGTGGAGAAAAGATATTCCAAAAAGGAACTACAAACTCAGTTAAAGTTATAAGAGTAAAAGAATAATTGGTTAAAATATATTAAAAAGATAATAAATTGTGATATAATTATTAATAAACAAAAACACTTAGGAGGTTTTTTAGATGACAAGAATAGTCGATGTAGTAGCTAGAGAAATACTTGATTCAAGAGGAAATCCAACAGTTGAAGTAGATGTTATGCTAGAATGTGGAGCAATGGGAAGAGCAGCAGTTCCATCAGGAGCATCAACAGGAGCTTATGAAGCTGTAGAATTAAGAGATGGAGACAAATCAAGATTCTTAGGAAAAGGAGTTTTAAAAGCAGTTAACCACGTTAATACTGAAATAAAAGAAGCTATCTTAGGAATGGACGCTATTGACCAAGTTGCAATAGATACAGCTATGATAGAATTAGATGGAACTCCAAATAAAGGAAGATTAGGAGCAAACGCTATACTTGGTGTATCTTTAGCAGTAGCTAAAGCAGCAGCTCAAGCATTAGGAATGCCTCTATATAAATACTTAGGAGGAGTAAACGCTAAAGAATTACCTCTACCTATGATGAACATCCTAAACGGAGGATCTCACGCTGACTCTGCAGTTGACGTACAAGAATTCATGATCCAACCAGTAGGAGCAAAAACATTTGCAGAAGCTATGAGAATGGGATGCGAAGTATTCCATCACTTAGGAAAATTATTAAAGAAAATGGGAGATTCTACTAACGTAGGAAACGAAGGTGGATATGCTCCAGCAAAAATCAATGGTACAGAAGGAGCTCTTGACCTAATCATGGAAGCTATCAAAGCTGCAGGATATGAACCAGGAAAAGACGTAACTTTCGCTATTGACGCTGCTTCAAGTGAATTCTGCGAAGAAAAAGACGGAAAATTCGAATACCACTTCAAAAGAGAAGGTGGAGTAGTAAGATCTTCTGAAGAAATGGTAGAATGGTATGCTAAACTTGTTGAAAAATACCCAATTAAATCAATAGAAGATGGATTAGGAGAAGACGACTGGGCTGGATGGCAATTACTAACAGCTAAAATCGGAGATAAAGTTCAAATAGTTGGAGACGACTTATTCGTAACTAACACAGCTAGACTTAAAAAAGGAATCGAATTAAAAGCTGGAAACTCAATCTTAATCAAACTTAACCAAATCGGTACTTTAACTGAAACTTTAGATGCTATCGAAATGGCAAAAAGAGCTGGAATGACTGCAGTAGTTTCTCACAGATCTGGAGAAACTGAAGATGCTACAATAGCTGATATCGCTGTTGCAACAAATGCAGGACAAATCAAAACTGGTTCAACTTCAAGAACTGACAGAATGGCTAAATATAACCAATTATTAAGAATTGAAGAAGAATTAGGATCAATGGCTCAATACAACGGAATTAACGTATTCTATAACATAAAAAAATAGTTGAGTAAATTAAAGCTCCCCTCATTTGAAGGGAGCTTTTTTTATTATCTAAAAAAGAAAAAGAGGTAAAGTAAAATTATTACAATACCTCTTAATCTGAAAATTTTTAACTTGTTTACGTCACGAAGATACTCTCCCAAGCTAGGGTCTACCGAAAATTTTCAAAAAACGGTAACACATTTTCGCTAGGACGAACTTTTCTAACCCTTCCGTCAAGGTAAAGGAAATGTATGAACCCCCAATCCTTATACGATTGTATAGATATTATACTTCTTTTATATAGTATTGTCAAAGGAAAAAAGCATCTTTTAAAGGAAGTTTGTACTAAAAAAATAGTATTTAAAATAAAAATATTATAAATAAATTGACATAATTATAGAAATTGTAGTAAAATTCTAATCGGTATCTACAACAATATGAAGAAAATAAGGAGAAAAAAGTTATGTCAAGATGTAAAGAAGCTTTAAAATTAGCTTTTCCAAGAACAATACCAATTTTGGCAGGTTTTTTATTTTTAGGGATGTCTTACGGATTTATCATGAGGGAAGCAGGATTTCCAATGATCTATCCAATTGTAACAAGTGCTGCAGTATTTGCAGGTTCACTTGAATTTTTATTTGTGGAGATATTACGTTCTCCATTTAATCCAATGCTTATATTTTTTCTTACAGTGATGGTAAATGCAAGGCATATATTTTATGGACTTTCAATGTTAGATAAGTTTAAAAATACAGGATGGAAGAAATATATTCTGATATTTG belongs to Fusobacterium sp. DD2 and includes:
- the eno gene encoding phosphopyruvate hydratase, with amino-acid sequence MTRIVDVVAREILDSRGNPTVEVDVMLECGAMGRAAVPSGASTGAYEAVELRDGDKSRFLGKGVLKAVNHVNTEIKEAILGMDAIDQVAIDTAMIELDGTPNKGRLGANAILGVSLAVAKAAAQALGMPLYKYLGGVNAKELPLPMMNILNGGSHADSAVDVQEFMIQPVGAKTFAEAMRMGCEVFHHLGKLLKKMGDSTNVGNEGGYAPAKINGTEGALDLIMEAIKAAGYEPGKDVTFAIDAASSEFCEEKDGKFEYHFKREGGVVRSSEEMVEWYAKLVEKYPIKSIEDGLGEDDWAGWQLLTAKIGDKVQIVGDDLFVTNTARLKKGIELKAGNSILIKLNQIGTLTETLDAIEMAKRAGMTAVVSHRSGETEDATIADIAVATNAGQIKTGSTSRTDRMAKYNQLLRIEEELGSMAQYNGINVFYNIKK